Proteins encoded together in one Bacillota bacterium window:
- a CDS encoding MATE family efflux transporter, with translation MSRAIDLTEGSILRRLIQLALPIIGTSFVQMAYNLTDMIWVGRLSSDAVAAVGTAGFFTWLASAVILVARIGAEVGTAQSIGKKDIDEAKRFIRHSLQLILVLSVIYGALLSVFRHPLIGFYRLGPTVEEQARIYLLIVSIGMPFFTVNPVFTAIFNGAGDSSTPFKINVVGLITNIILDPILIFGLGPIPRMEVAGAALATIVAQFIASVLFFLQTKKRPELFSGLRILAKPDWNYIKRIVKLGLPMAVQSAFFTTIAMIIARIIANWGPLPIAVQKVGSQIESISWMTAGGFQTAMSAFIGQNYGAKKWDRVYKGYFVGIGIISVIGVFATLLLIFGAGPLFAIFIPEPEAISQGVVYLRILGLSQLAMCIEIVTAGAFIGHGNSFPPSIVGIVFNFLRIPGALILSATALGLEGIWWAISISSILKGVVLGLWHLRYLKTHPEISCLRLAGK, from the coding sequence ATGAGCAGAGCGATTGACTTAACTGAAGGCAGTATCCTGCGCAGATTGATACAGCTTGCTTTACCGATTATCGGTACATCCTTTGTGCAGATGGCTTACAACTTAACAGACATGATTTGGGTTGGTCGACTCAGCTCCGACGCAGTAGCTGCAGTAGGAACAGCTGGCTTTTTCACCTGGCTTGCTTCCGCTGTGATTTTGGTTGCCAGGATTGGAGCCGAAGTGGGTACCGCTCAATCGATTGGGAAAAAAGATATAGACGAAGCAAAGCGGTTTATTCGCCACAGCCTGCAGCTGATTTTGGTCCTCTCGGTAATTTATGGAGCACTGCTGAGTGTGTTTAGGCATCCTCTGATTGGTTTTTATCGCTTAGGACCAACTGTTGAAGAACAAGCCCGCATTTATCTGCTTATAGTTTCGATAGGCATGCCGTTTTTCACAGTCAATCCCGTATTTACAGCGATTTTTAACGGCGCTGGCGACAGCAGCACGCCATTTAAGATAAATGTGGTGGGTCTGATTACCAATATTATTCTCGATCCGATTCTGATATTCGGCTTAGGGCCTATTCCCCGGATGGAAGTTGCCGGGGCGGCGCTTGCCACCATTGTTGCTCAATTTATCGCTTCGGTATTGTTTTTCCTGCAGACAAAGAAACGTCCGGAACTTTTTTCCGGCCTGCGCATACTAGCGAAACCTGACTGGAATTATATCAAGCGCATTGTAAAGCTGGGTCTGCCGATGGCTGTGCAGAGCGCCTTCTTTACTACTATTGCCATGATAATCGCCCGGATTATTGCCAACTGGGGTCCGCTGCCAATCGCGGTGCAAAAAGTAGGATCTCAGATTGAATCCATTTCTTGGATGACCGCAGGCGGGTTTCAGACTGCCATGAGCGCTTTTATCGGGCAGAACTACGGCGCTAAAAAATGGGACCGGGTTTACAAAGGTTATTTTGTCGGGATCGGGATTATTTCGGTAATTGGAGTATTTGCCACCTTACTGCTGATTTTTGGGGCTGGGCCCCTCTTTGCCATATTCATTCCGGAACCGGAAGCGATCAGCCAAGGCGTTGTTTATTTAAGAATATTAGGTCTGTCACAGCTGGCAATGTGCATCGAGATTGTTACAGCTGGCGCGTTTATCGGCCACGGCAACAGCTTCCCGCCTTCAATCGTAGGTATTGTCTTCAATTTCCTTAGGATTCCGGGAGCGCTGATTTTATCAGCTACCGCTCTTGGCTTAGAAGGGATCTGGTGGGCAATCAGTATTTCCAGCATTCTCAAAGGAGTGGTATTGGGTCTGTGGCACCTGCGGTATTTAAAGACCCATCCAGAAATCAGTTGCCTGCGCTTAGCGGGCAAATGA
- the pstS gene encoding phosphate ABC transporter substrate-binding protein PstS — protein MTGSILLALILMVVSPVMAAPLQLDGAGASFPYPIYSKWFDIYLDVDPDVQINYQSIGSGAGIRQILAKTVDFGASDSPMTDEELAEAEGEILHIPMVIGSTAVVYNMPGISSGLKLTGDLLADIYLGKVTQWNDPKIAELNPDLNLPKLAITVIRRSDGSGTTFTFSDYLSSVSEEWAEKIGTGKALRWPVGLGGKGNEGVAGLVKQLPGAIGYVEQAYADQNNLSQAAMQNKAGNFVLPSLKGASLAAAGVDMPADYRVSIVNADGEESYPIATFTWLLVYKDAVDEVRGRKLAEFIWWAIHDGGSYAEELHYAPLPDAVVEMLEGTLKELNYNGEPFLK, from the coding sequence ATGACAGGCAGTATCTTGTTAGCACTGATTTTGATGGTGGTTTCTCCGGTTATGGCAGCGCCGCTGCAGCTGGATGGAGCGGGAGCCAGTTTTCCCTATCCGATTTACTCGAAATGGTTCGATATCTACCTCGACGTAGATCCTGATGTCCAGATCAACTATCAATCGATCGGCAGTGGAGCGGGAATCCGGCAGATTCTAGCCAAAACCGTAGACTTTGGTGCCAGTGACTCACCTATGACCGACGAAGAACTGGCTGAGGCTGAAGGCGAGATTCTGCATATACCGATGGTAATCGGTTCTACCGCTGTAGTGTACAATATGCCGGGCATTTCCTCAGGATTGAAATTGACCGGGGACCTTTTAGCAGATATTTATCTCGGTAAAGTTACCCAATGGAACGATCCGAAAATTGCTGAGCTGAATCCGGATTTGAACTTGCCTAAATTAGCCATTACAGTTATCAGACGCTCTGACGGCAGCGGCACGACCTTCACATTCAGTGATTATTTAAGCAGTGTCAGTGAAGAGTGGGCAGAGAAAATCGGTACAGGCAAGGCGTTAAGATGGCCGGTGGGTTTGGGCGGCAAAGGTAACGAAGGTGTGGCAGGCTTGGTGAAACAGCTGCCTGGTGCAATTGGATATGTTGAACAGGCTTATGCTGACCAAAACAACCTATCCCAGGCTGCAATGCAGAATAAAGCGGGTAACTTTGTGCTGCCATCGCTTAAAGGTGCAAGTCTGGCAGCTGCTGGTGTAGATATGCCGGCCGACTACCGTGTATCCATTGTCAACGCTGACGGAGAAGAAAGCTATCCAATCGCAACATTTACTTGGCTCTTAGTCTATAAAGATGCAGTAGATGAAGTCAGAGGCAGGAAGTTAGCTGAGTTTATCTGGTGGGCCATTCATGATGGCGGCAGCTATGCAGAGGAACTGCACTACGCTCCACTTCCGGACGCAGTGGTGGAAATGCTGGAAGGCACGCTCAAAGAACTGAACTATAATGGGGAACCATTTTTGAAATAG